One Pectobacterium colocasium DNA segment encodes these proteins:
- a CDS encoding NACHT domain-containing protein, translated as MRRLETLVTPNHFNFSMEYIDHNGNNLLVFEIMPPGYLVELKRELQTKTKTLDSGVVLVRKGQNTDEVRAASPSELDNLKDELHKFRSSSEYANFTNENDVESHRDRTIEKTIQSYMDKNTSYSLSEGFPIKKKSWKEYIIYEIYRLVDEFSSVKEFIYIHEKANQGKTFGDITTNHYLKYPELAIVLTERPKIKDIDKRKDNIKRLFKTKHVYFIDEFGYEFLYKDCILPYEKFDQSVFVDSFYENDEKENISALERLKLWFSSENEPLFVISGHGGIGKTTIAKQFLDYVYETHKNGVLFIDSKEIINELSRKFSSKNKICDVYDFYNALMDSDDDESSRFNRELLKLSIDNGSLIIALDGIDEVIAKLGDKFDVEKFITSIFDEYSSELNNTKILITCRDHFWNGVRRSLVIPEIKISPFDEKLALDFYAKKFNNDQKKIIKALDIANDFAIEYKDSEKNYIPFLVDIIARIVKSPTFTELNQVEQKSEYLSNTHNVDILISLICEREIVKLGTFSVDKQILFFMKMASEKANGISVYDVKNVLSDINVNNDELIIENFKGHPLIEFTDNKFIFRYDVFDTYFKSLLIVNYFKKLNVDSLDEKMIDIISGYIKYDSSFTRSVSEKFTFSDELLFFMLENIEKIKSISPTNCDLFISSLVILSLDVVNLDQSYKFDTETRTSIIEKLFSHTKNTIDGLCLVDVFGNATSKIIFDFRNKKLINCTFNNYQYFWECLMNSNTRFEKSFFKDIDPRDGIKYIIHDNMFSNDCDLSHIKHLINEKKQENENSLESIRSDVLKAFKIFYKRGNFYPRKQEEVRKKLATISIFSYMIDNQVIIKFKDPQKPTMQQYNISKKYKTVIDFIEQGIPSEELNTLVENIQACN; from the coding sequence TTGCGTCGTTTAGAAACTCTAGTCACTCCAAATCATTTTAATTTTTCAATGGAATATATTGACCATAATGGGAATAATTTACTTGTATTTGAAATTATGCCCCCCGGCTACTTAGTTGAGTTAAAAAGAGAGTTACAAACTAAGACAAAAACGCTAGATTCAGGGGTAGTCCTTGTACGAAAAGGGCAGAATACAGATGAAGTAAGAGCAGCATCACCTTCAGAGTTAGATAATCTGAAAGATGAATTACATAAATTTAGGTCTAGTTCTGAATATGCTAACTTCACGAATGAGAACGATGTAGAGTCACATAGAGATAGAACTATTGAAAAAACGATTCAGTCTTATATGGATAAAAATACAAGTTATTCATTATCTGAGGGCTTTCCTATCAAGAAAAAGTCATGGAAAGAATATATCATTTATGAAATATATAGACTTGTAGATGAGTTCTCCAGTGTAAAGGAGTTTATTTATATACATGAAAAAGCAAATCAAGGAAAAACTTTTGGGGATATAACTACGAATCATTATCTGAAATATCCAGAATTAGCTATAGTCTTGACTGAACGACCAAAAATCAAAGATATCGATAAAAGAAAAGATAACATAAAACGTTTATTTAAAACTAAACATGTCTATTTCATTGATGAATTCGGTTATGAATTTTTATATAAAGATTGTATTCTTCCATATGAAAAATTTGATCAGTCTGTTTTTGTTGATAGCTTTTATGAAAACGATGAGAAAGAAAATATATCAGCATTAGAAAGATTAAAATTATGGTTTTCATCTGAGAATGAGCCACTTTTTGTTATTAGTGGTCACGGAGGAATAGGTAAAACTACCATTGCAAAACAGTTCCTTGATTACGTTTATGAGACGCATAAAAATGGAGTTTTATTTATTGATTCAAAAGAAATAATAAATGAATTATCACGTAAATTTAGCTCAAAAAATAAAATCTGTGATGTCTATGATTTTTATAACGCGCTAATGGACTCAGATGACGATGAGTCATCAAGATTTAATAGAGAGTTACTTAAATTGTCTATTGATAATGGCAGTTTAATAATAGCCTTAGATGGTATTGACGAAGTTATAGCTAAACTTGGTGACAAGTTTGATGTTGAAAAATTTATAACTTCTATTTTTGATGAATATTCCTCTGAACTTAACAATACAAAAATATTAATAACGTGTCGAGATCACTTTTGGAATGGCGTAAGGCGTAGCTTAGTTATTCCTGAAATAAAAATCAGCCCATTTGATGAAAAACTGGCATTAGATTTCTATGCTAAAAAATTTAATAACGATCAGAAAAAAATAATCAAAGCTTTAGATATTGCAAATGATTTTGCCATCGAATACAAAGATAGTGAAAAGAATTACATTCCTTTTTTAGTCGATATAATTGCTCGTATCGTTAAATCGCCTACTTTTACTGAGCTGAATCAAGTTGAACAAAAAAGTGAGTATCTTTCTAATACTCATAATGTAGATATTTTAATTTCTCTAATATGTGAGCGAGAGATTGTCAAACTCGGTACTTTTTCTGTTGATAAGCAGATACTATTTTTTATGAAAATGGCATCTGAAAAAGCCAATGGGATTTCCGTGTATGATGTAAAAAATGTCTTATCCGATATCAATGTTAATAATGATGAACTAATAATAGAGAATTTTAAAGGGCATCCGCTAATAGAGTTTACAGATAATAAGTTTATATTTAGATATGACGTTTTTGACACATATTTCAAATCATTGTTGATTGTTAATTATTTTAAAAAACTTAATGTTGACTCTCTTGATGAAAAAATGATAGACATTATTTCTGGATATATAAAATATGATAGTAGCTTTACTCGTTCTGTTTCTGAGAAATTTACATTCTCAGATGAATTATTATTTTTCATGTTAGAAAACATAGAAAAAATAAAAAGTATTTCACCTACTAACTGCGATCTTTTTATTTCATCTTTAGTTATATTATCGCTAGATGTAGTAAATCTCGATCAGTCTTATAAATTTGATACAGAGACAAGAACCTCGATAATTGAAAAGTTGTTTTCTCATACAAAAAATACAATTGATGGGTTATGTCTTGTCGATGTTTTTGGGAATGCCACCTCTAAGATTATATTTGATTTTAGAAACAAAAAACTCATTAACTGCACTTTCAACAACTATCAATATTTCTGGGAGTGTTTGATGAATTCAAATACCAGATTTGAAAAATCTTTTTTTAAAGATATTGACCCCAGAGATGGTATAAAATACATAATTCATGATAATATGTTTTCAAATGATTGCGATCTCAGCCATATAAAACATCTTATCAATGAAAAAAAACAAGAAAATGAAAACTCTTTAGAATCAATACGCTCTGATGTTTTGAAAGCATTTAAGATTTTTTATAAAAGAGGTAATTTTTATCCACGCAAACAAGAAGAAGTTAGAAAAAAATTGGCAACGATCTCTATTTTCTCTTACATGATTGATAATCAAGTAATTATAAAATTTAAAGATCCCCAAAAACCGACAATGCAACAATATAACATATCAAAAAAATATAAAACAGTTATAGACTTTATAGAGCAAGGGATACCATCAGAAGAGTTAAATACTCTTGTAGAAAATATACAAGCTTGCAATTAA
- a CDS encoding DUF2501 domain-containing protein, whose amino-acid sequence MKSIRNVVGAVGLATFMLTGYAQAAGLQDSLSSAVSQLGQNSASSGGLSGLAGLLNGGNQALSASSMNNAAGILQYCVKQKLVSATNTENIKNQLLDKLGLTSQQEKQQQTDYTQGLAGLLNTRDGKQLNLNNIGNTPLAEKVKTKACDIVLKQGVKFLS is encoded by the coding sequence ATGAAATCAATCAGAAACGTAGTCGGTGCCGTTGGTTTAGCGACTTTTATGCTTACAGGCTACGCCCAGGCAGCAGGTTTGCAGGATTCACTTTCCAGCGCGGTTAGCCAACTCGGTCAGAATAGTGCTTCATCCGGCGGATTGAGTGGATTAGCAGGGCTGCTCAATGGTGGCAATCAGGCGTTAAGTGCCAGCAGCATGAACAACGCGGCAGGGATCCTGCAATACTGCGTGAAACAGAAGTTGGTTTCTGCAACCAATACAGAAAACATCAAAAACCAATTGTTGGATAAACTTGGTCTGACTTCTCAGCAAGAAAAACAGCAACAGACTGATTATACACAAGGGCTGGCAGGTCTCTTGAATACCCGCGATGGCAAACAGCTGAATCTGAATAATATAGGAAATACGCCTTTGGCGGAAAAGGTGAAGACCAAGGCGTGCGATATTGTCTTGAAGCAAGGTGTGAAATTCCTTTCCTGA
- a CDS encoding helix-turn-helix transcriptional regulator — protein MVQIVANKKHRLIRLPEVKRRTGFGKTWIYTLIKAGRFPSQVKTGLRSIAFIESEIDAWIEKIISDSRPVSE, from the coding sequence ATGGTTCAAATCGTAGCAAACAAAAAACACCGCCTTATTCGTTTACCAGAAGTAAAAAGAAGAACAGGTTTTGGGAAGACGTGGATTTATACGCTTATTAAAGCTGGTCGCTTTCCATCACAGGTTAAAACAGGATTAAGGTCTATTGCCTTTATTGAAAGTGAGATTGATGCATGGATTGAGAAAATCATTTCTGATTCACGTCCTGTATCTGAATAA
- a CDS encoding sensor histidine kinase, whose protein sequence is MRNFWRNLRIPTLVRRIMIAQMLLLTLLWCIFLTYILWDNLRSPPMLSGSKTYETILTLVDRMGDRPHDLTDVLETFSKALREGYGGGEDPKMSISLIVRKNKAIIYSSDGAPVGVTNTDYGMIQKIQSNGRTWTSRTLKSGHSDTEVTLVTPAGGWNFFIYLNSRGYYILPLLVCIPFLLFPAWLSIRIAMRPWNKVVNEVSLRTPEDLSPLKAVPKHMELRQMVDAINIFLARVRESTERERTFIADAAHELRTPLAAMRVNVEALQSDVSNVSQQELLAGIIRSNSRAARLVNQLLLLMHSEARIDTVMEPVPLTTLIQERMAELAPLAAKSRIELELYAQDDVWVTGVRERLMSLIDNLIENAVKYSPEGGRVEVEVRSLDTSTQLRISDAGPGIKVELRERVFDRFFRDPNQIQSGSGLGLAIVKAVAQQHNSRVFLSTSAEGGLMVIVDFPNHHSV, encoded by the coding sequence ATGCGTAATTTTTGGCGCAATCTGAGAATCCCAACGCTCGTACGGCGAATTATGATCGCCCAGATGCTATTACTCACGCTGCTTTGGTGTATTTTTCTGACCTACATTTTATGGGATAACTTACGTAGCCCTCCAATGCTATCAGGCAGCAAAACCTATGAAACTATTCTGACATTGGTGGATCGTATGGGGGATCGCCCGCACGATCTAACCGATGTGCTGGAAACGTTCAGCAAGGCGTTGCGAGAAGGTTATGGCGGAGGTGAAGACCCAAAAATGTCAATCAGCCTAATCGTTCGGAAGAATAAAGCGATCATTTATTCATCTGATGGCGCTCCAGTAGGCGTGACAAACACCGATTATGGGATGATTCAGAAGATTCAGAGTAACGGCCGAACCTGGACTAGCCGTACTTTGAAGTCTGGTCATTCCGACACAGAGGTGACACTGGTCACGCCTGCCGGAGGTTGGAACTTCTTCATATACCTGAACTCGCGCGGATATTACATATTACCGCTGCTGGTATGCATTCCTTTTCTTTTGTTTCCTGCGTGGCTGTCAATCCGCATTGCAATGCGCCCCTGGAACAAGGTGGTAAATGAGGTTTCCTTACGAACACCAGAAGATCTTTCTCCCTTAAAAGCAGTTCCCAAGCACATGGAACTTCGCCAAATGGTGGACGCGATTAATATATTCCTTGCCAGGGTACGAGAAAGCACTGAAAGGGAGCGGACTTTCATTGCCGATGCCGCACATGAGTTGCGTACTCCGCTGGCGGCAATGCGAGTCAATGTTGAGGCTTTACAGTCCGATGTAAGCAACGTTAGTCAACAGGAATTACTTGCAGGGATTATTCGCAGCAATAGCCGTGCGGCTCGTCTCGTCAATCAGTTGCTGTTGCTGATGCACAGTGAAGCGCGCATTGACACGGTTATGGAGCCTGTGCCGCTGACGACGCTCATTCAAGAGCGAATGGCTGAGTTGGCACCGCTAGCTGCGAAGAGCAGAATTGAGCTGGAGCTATATGCTCAAGATGACGTCTGGGTTACAGGTGTCAGGGAACGCTTAATGTCACTGATCGACAACTTGATTGAAAATGCCGTGAAGTACAGTCCTGAGGGCGGGCGGGTTGAGGTAGAGGTACGATCGTTAGATACATCCACTCAGCTGCGTATCTCAGACGCAGGGCCAGGCATCAAGGTTGAATTAAGGGAGCGGGTGTTCGACAGATTCTTTCGTGATCCCAATCAGATACAAAGTGGGAGCGGGTTGGGGCTTGCAATAGTCAAAGCGGTTGCGCAGCAACACAACAGTCGTGTTTTCCTGAGCACGTCAGCAGAAGGTGGACTCATGGTTATTGTTGACTTCCCAAATCACCATTCCGTCTGA
- a CDS encoding IS4 family transposase, with protein MPVRKVCQTFFHNALASTHQYRQNALIDSTTALINGATLSLTSIGRHLPGAARVKDKIKRVDRLLGNSALYNDIPKIFNQITSMMTKNMPWCAIAVDWSGYPSQEFHVLRASLVCDGRAIPLISQIVPSKKQNNVLIQNAFLDALASAIAPQTKVIIITDAGFQSEWFRRIKSLGWDFIGRIRGNVKFCLHHDKENWLSVKDCKETASAEYLGIGTLARSKKAQCNGYFYLYKKTPKGRKSQRRKGKPSHPTTEKEQRASAKEPWLIFTSTEEFKPREIMKLYSRRMQIEQNFRDEKSERFGFGLRACGSKTGERLWVLSLLATLASIVLWLLGYHFENKGLHLHYQANSLKSRRVISFLTLAENVLRHSPRIIGRVKLESILAQLTSTYRSMVLVY; from the coding sequence ATGCCTGTCCGTAAAGTATGCCAGACTTTTTTCCATAACGCTTTAGCTTCAACGCATCAATACCGACAAAACGCGCTCATTGACTCAACCACTGCGTTGATAAACGGTGCGACGCTTTCGCTCACCAGTATCGGGCGCCATTTGCCCGGTGCGGCTCGTGTGAAAGATAAAATAAAACGGGTTGACCGCCTTTTGGGAAATTCTGCGCTTTATAACGATATTCCGAAAATATTTAATCAGATTACGTCCATGATGACCAAAAACATGCCGTGGTGTGCTATTGCCGTTGACTGGAGTGGCTATCCCTCTCAGGAATTTCATGTCCTGCGTGCCAGCCTTGTCTGTGATGGTCGTGCTATCCCCTTGATAAGCCAGATTGTTCCGTCGAAAAAGCAAAACAATGTTCTGATACAGAATGCCTTTCTTGACGCGCTTGCCAGTGCCATCGCTCCGCAAACGAAAGTCATCATCATCACCGACGCGGGCTTCCAGAGTGAATGGTTTCGGCGTATCAAATCACTGGGGTGGGACTTTATTGGCCGCATCCGGGGAAACGTAAAATTTTGCCTTCATCATGACAAAGAAAACTGGCTGAGCGTGAAAGACTGCAAGGAAACGGCATCTGCGGAATATCTGGGAATAGGTACGCTGGCGCGTTCAAAAAAAGCGCAATGCAACGGATATTTTTATCTTTATAAAAAAACGCCGAAAGGCCGAAAAAGCCAACGTCGCAAAGGGAAACCGAGCCATCCCACAACAGAAAAAGAGCAACGAGCCTCAGCCAAAGAGCCGTGGCTGATATTTACCAGCACAGAGGAATTTAAGCCCCGTGAAATCATGAAGCTCTACAGCAGACGCATGCAGATTGAACAAAACTTTCGGGATGAAAAGAGTGAGAGATTTGGCTTTGGCTTACGCGCCTGTGGAAGCAAAACAGGTGAGCGGCTTTGGGTGCTGAGTCTGCTGGCGACACTGGCATCCATTGTACTCTGGTTATTAGGATATCATTTTGAAAATAAAGGACTTCATCTTCATTATCAAGCGAACAGCCTTAAAAGTCGAAGAGTGATATCGTTTTTGACACTGGCGGAAAATGTACTGCGGCATTCACCGCGAATAATCGGGCGGGTGAAACTGGAGAGTATTTTAGCCCAACTCACCAGCACCTACCGAAGCATGGTGCTGGTTTATTAG
- a CDS encoding response regulator yields MKILLIEDDIDLGNGVRIALTDQGLDVIWVRRKVDALHQLDVCVPELVLLDLGLPDGDGMSLLTRLRQQFKGIPVIILTARGTLQDRLTGLDAGADDYLVKPFVLAELLARVRALVRRSYGFQNEVIEIRGLSLHAPTRRVTVSESHVDLTASEYALLETLMLRADRVLTRRFLEERIFGAKENMSNALDVHMGNLRRKIGDGYVRTVRGVGFVIDTVPIQKGAG; encoded by the coding sequence GTGAAAATTCTCCTAATTGAAGACGACATCGATCTTGGCAATGGCGTGCGTATTGCCCTGACAGACCAAGGGTTAGATGTCATATGGGTTCGCCGTAAAGTGGATGCTCTGCATCAACTCGATGTATGCGTGCCAGAACTGGTATTGCTCGACCTCGGCCTGCCCGACGGTGATGGCATGAGCCTGCTGACGCGTCTGCGTCAGCAGTTCAAGGGAATCCCTGTCATCATCCTGACGGCTCGAGGCACTCTGCAAGATCGTTTGACTGGGCTGGATGCTGGTGCAGACGACTATCTCGTCAAACCTTTTGTTCTCGCCGAGTTATTGGCCAGGGTGAGAGCACTTGTGCGGCGCAGTTACGGTTTTCAGAATGAGGTGATAGAAATTCGAGGGCTATCTCTCCATGCGCCGACTCGTCGCGTGACAGTGAGTGAGAGTCATGTTGATTTGACGGCAAGCGAATACGCGCTGCTTGAAACATTAATGTTGCGCGCTGACCGTGTTCTGACACGTCGTTTTTTGGAAGAAAGGATCTTCGGTGCAAAAGAAAATATGAGCAATGCGCTCGATGTACATATGGGAAATTTGCGGCGCAAAATCGGTGACGGCTATGTGCGAACGGTGAGAGGTGTGGGGTTTGTCATTGACACCGTACCCATTCAGAAGGGGGCAGGTTGA
- a CDS encoding DUF6387 family protein yields the protein MKRAEIADELDEWFDVSRYDALNELTLEQIYVELERRMIAYKALQQWATLDEKHRMLAVYHEAMIKTGKVLHEGRWLSDRILASSYAVKPLKRDSLFSYARATLHLEDSTPKDEISVNSEYVSEYLQQGKLNPSGKMLIEIDLSEASSDDIVEHLKTLVPQWKKQMNASEPPEKDYRFGHKTFRKILDYKIIPLMDLIYWEEVNDVKIPYSLLAPALHPDKRYARGSEQIKATDYPLAANFLNDDSYFKSLNDFFIKNSHVKNSKISDVIKMNDKPEPKKG from the coding sequence ATGAAAAGAGCCGAAATCGCAGATGAATTGGATGAGTGGTTTGATGTAAGCCGCTACGATGCGCTTAACGAATTGACGCTAGAACAGATTTATGTTGAGTTGGAAAGGCGAATGATTGCCTATAAAGCACTGCAACAGTGGGCAACGCTGGATGAGAAGCACCGCATGTTGGCAGTTTACCACGAAGCCATGATCAAAACCGGGAAAGTGTTGCATGAAGGGCGTTGGTTGTCAGATCGGATTCTGGCCTCAAGCTATGCGGTAAAACCACTGAAAAGGGATTCGCTGTTTTCTTATGCCCGTGCAACGCTGCATCTCGAAGACTCAACACCTAAAGACGAAATTTCAGTCAACTCGGAATATGTCTCTGAATACTTGCAGCAGGGAAAGCTGAACCCTTCTGGTAAGATGCTTATTGAAATTGATCTATCGGAAGCGAGTAGTGATGACATCGTTGAGCATCTAAAAACGCTTGTTCCTCAGTGGAAGAAGCAAATGAACGCATCTGAACCTCCCGAAAAAGATTATCGCTTTGGTCATAAAACCTTCAGGAAAATTCTTGACTACAAGATTATCCCCTTGATGGACCTTATTTACTGGGAAGAAGTGAATGATGTCAAGATCCCGTATTCTCTGCTTGCACCTGCGTTGCATCCTGACAAGCGTTACGCAAGAGGCAGCGAGCAAATCAAAGCGACTGACTATCCATTAGCTGCGAACTTTCTGAATGACGACAGTTACTTCAAGTCGTTGAATGATTTTTTCATAAAAAACAGTCATGTGAAGAATTCAAAGATCAGTGATGTCATCAAAATGAATGACAAACCGGAACCAAAAAAAGGGTAA
- a CDS encoding DNA-binding protein — MIEEFHVMFMYRKIQAEAATTDLKILNQLLKKFRKVVAERREEYYQEIGEKKACKLRMKRLQKLLEKMECERISPEKLIG, encoded by the coding sequence ATGATTGAAGAATTCCACGTTATGTTTATGTATAGGAAAATCCAAGCTGAAGCGGCTACTACTGACTTAAAGATATTGAATCAACTGTTGAAGAAGTTCCGCAAGGTAGTAGCGGAGCGGCGTGAGGAATATTATCAGGAGATTGGTGAGAAAAAGGCCTGTAAGCTGAGGATGAAAAGACTACAAAAGTTGCTTGAGAAAATGGAATGTGAACGGATATCACCGGAGAAACTCATAGGTTGA
- a CDS encoding MipA/OmpV family protein, which translates to MRNIELSHKFLHSLSGRTLKKSLSGFILALLSTPILAAGQQQGNQLTLGGGADVAPRYSGSDESRVTTALVIDYSMVNGFFVSTTRGIGYGNSIGKFDYSAALSYRAGRKDRDVDSDSLSYGSDDLRGMGDVKGSAISLLGLGYEVTDWLNLQLQAEVPISQRNNGEALHFSIVSPLYSSSKDDVTLALTSSWGTSKYMQTYYGVSASQSAASGFTRYDAKSGIYAYSLNMGWTHKLTQDWSIDAAAGFTQLAGDARNSSIVQRKTSPTGSLKVTYSF; encoded by the coding sequence ATGAGAAACATCGAACTGAGCCATAAGTTCCTCCATTCACTCTCGGGGCGTACCCTGAAAAAATCGTTGTCGGGATTTATCCTGGCGTTACTGTCCACCCCAATACTGGCAGCAGGACAACAACAGGGTAACCAGTTGACTCTCGGGGGAGGCGCGGATGTTGCACCACGTTATTCTGGTTCGGATGAAAGCCGCGTCACGACTGCCCTGGTAATTGATTACTCTATGGTAAATGGTTTCTTCGTCAGTACCACGCGTGGTATCGGTTACGGTAACAGCATCGGCAAATTTGATTACAGCGCTGCGCTGAGTTATCGCGCAGGCCGAAAGGATCGTGACGTGGACAGCGACTCGCTCAGCTACGGTAGCGACGACTTGCGAGGTATGGGTGACGTCAAAGGCTCGGCTATCAGTCTGCTTGGCCTGGGATACGAGGTCACCGACTGGCTTAATTTGCAATTGCAGGCTGAGGTGCCGATTTCTCAGCGAAACAATGGCGAGGCCCTGCATTTCAGCATTGTCAGCCCGCTCTATTCGTCATCGAAAGATGACGTGACACTGGCGCTGACCAGCAGTTGGGGAACCAGCAAGTACATGCAGACTTACTACGGGGTAAGTGCATCACAGTCGGCGGCATCGGGGTTTACGCGATATGATGCCAAGTCTGGAATTTACGCCTATTCACTGAATATGGGCTGGACGCACAAGCTCACCCAAGACTGGAGCATAGATGCCGCAGCAGGTTTTACGCAGTTGGCTGGTGATGCACGCAATAGTTCAATTGTTCAACGAAAAACATCGCCCACGGGAAGCCTGAAGGTGACATATAGCTTCTGA
- a CDS encoding EcsC family protein, which translates to MDSDDNKSNKFSGATAAFGALGNFGKKILSKKDSVQGEGSEITESKVMQVLDWAYDKACNGVVGLDSAQELAEPYLNGEGELVDKVNALIRWQNTKAGTSGFITGLGGIITLPVAIPANISSVIFIQVRMIAAIAHMGGYDLKDDRVKTLVYTCLTGNAAKDIVKNIGITISTKMTNTLIKNISGETIKAINKAVGFRLITKFGQKGAINLGNAIPLVGGVVGATFDSVSTNTIGNISRNIFIEEKIPE; encoded by the coding sequence ATGGATTCTGACGATAATAAATCAAATAAATTTTCAGGTGCAACGGCAGCTTTTGGTGCATTAGGCAACTTTGGTAAAAAAATTCTTTCTAAAAAGGATTCGGTCCAAGGTGAGGGGAGCGAAATCACTGAATCGAAAGTTATGCAGGTCCTCGACTGGGCTTATGATAAAGCTTGTAATGGAGTTGTCGGCTTGGATTCTGCACAAGAACTTGCTGAACCATATTTGAATGGTGAGGGAGAGCTTGTTGATAAGGTTAATGCGCTAATACGGTGGCAAAATACAAAAGCGGGAACATCTGGGTTTATAACTGGCCTTGGTGGAATAATAACTCTTCCAGTTGCTATCCCAGCTAACATATCCAGTGTCATATTTATACAAGTTCGCATGATCGCAGCGATTGCTCATATGGGAGGATACGATTTAAAAGATGACCGCGTCAAAACACTTGTATATACCTGTTTAACAGGAAATGCTGCAAAAGATATAGTCAAAAATATAGGTATTACAATTAGTACAAAAATGACTAATACCTTAATAAAAAATATTTCTGGTGAAACAATAAAAGCTATAAATAAAGCGGTAGGGTTTAGACTTATAACTAAATTTGGACAAAAAGGTGCTATTAACCTCGGTAATGCAATACCACTAGTTGGTGGTGTTGTTGGCGCTACATTTGATAGCGTGTCAACAAATACTATTGGGAACATATCTCGTAATATCTTCATTGAAGAAAAAATCCCTGAGTGA
- a CDS encoding IS5 family transposase (programmed frameshift), translating to MARYDLPDEAWSIIQPLLPAEPTSPRAGRPWAEHRKVINGMFWVLCSGAPWRDLPERYGSWKTVYNRFNRWSKSGVINIIFNRLLSLLDAHGLVDWSATALDGSNIRALKCAAGAPKKHPDITGDNGLGRSRGGFGTKIHLATDAGGLPLNIVLSPGQAHESQFALRLLDGIGVQRQNGSMKRRGYAVLADKAYSGHALRNELKRKGIKVVIPRKSNEKMASDGRSRFASDVYRRRNVVERCFGRLKEYRRIATRYDKTARNYLSMVKLGCIRLFYKKLCN from the exons ATGGCCCGATACGATCTTCCCGATGAAGCATGGAGCATCATCCAGCCCCTACTGCCTGCTGAACCTACATCCCCACGAGCCGGACGCCCATGGGCTGAGCATCGTAAAGTCATCAACGGTATGTTCTGGGTGTTGTGTTCTGGTGCGCCATGGCGCGATTTACCTGAGCGATATGGCTCCTGGAAAACGGTTTATAATCGCTTTAATCGGTGGTCTAAATCTGGTGTCATTAACATTATTTTCAACAGGTTACTTTCATTGCTTGATGCACATGGCCTTGTTGATTGGTCTGCTACTGCGCTGGATGGCAGTAATATCCGTGCGCTGAAATGTGCTGCCGGTGCTC CAAAAAAACATCCCGATATCACCGGAGATAATGGGCTGGGTCGCTCTCGCGGTGGTTTTGGCACCAAAATCCATCTGGCGACAGATGCAGGCGGTCTCCCGCTAAACATTGTGCTGAGTCCCGGACAGGCTCACGAGAGCCAGTTCGCATTACGCCTGCTGGATGGTATTGGTGTTCAGCGTCAGAACGGCAGCATGAAGCGCCGTGGTTATGCGGTTTTGGCTGACAAAGCTTATTCAGGGCATGCGCTTCGTAACGAACTGAAACGAAAAGGGATAAAAGTAGTTATCCCGCGAAAATCTAATGAAAAAATGGCTTCTGACGGACGCTCACGGTTCGCCAGTGACGTTTACCGCCGCCGCAACGTAGTGGAGAGATGTTTTGGTCGGTTAAAAGAGTACCGGCGTATCGCCACACGCTACGACAAAACGGCGAGAAATTATCTGTCGATGGTGAAACTGGGCTGCATCCGACTCTTTTACAAGAAGTTATGCAATTAA